In Brienomyrus brachyistius isolate T26 chromosome 25, BBRACH_0.4, whole genome shotgun sequence, a single window of DNA contains:
- the LOC125720747 gene encoding uncharacterized protein LOC125720747 — translation MDQGASDLCVLESVVQALEDERAELEEKLETEFETSERQKIEERIGEIHADIEIQRVGILKSSSQNEQEVRRSEREKRPTEKMLELRKAEIIKRERRFMFIYVNFKAEAQLIRTKLKQKCSKVELSDMIVPIENYESRLKQEYERLRALTTPSQDIRRRMDSCTSATTELIALLKGRHAEVGTKEFDAEAAKAALFHLLQREDARSIYGSTVSRAGVSSQQGSQVSVKKAEAAARLASKRAEINREKEISAQRMEILAQQERLKRLEDQRDLEVMEAEYKVYAEEELRLNSDLGDTGIISILPSKQPSTQHNSSPCSQDLQDISVPPCKEDKQEMGANDISMVQALKESLATSRLPNPEPFTFTGDPLKFIEWRTCFKALIETSCTNSAHRLFYLKKYISGEALRVLEGTFYRSDEEAYTQAWVSLNKRYGHPFIVQRAFRMKLSTWQRIGPRESVKLREFSDFLIACKNAMPHVQGLQVLDDCEENQKLLQKLPDWVTTRWNRFVTKVLDEGKPYPGFTEFSDFVAEEARIACNPISSLHALKGTDQKPAKEQKRFQSNTLMTALNKSQKAQPNPHNLNALGNSAQDNPSGIQNKGQIKCVCCQKNHFIYKCDKFATMPRDEKKRFVIDNKMCFACLRVGHVSKNCKKKATCNICRQCHPTPLHEERPQGRKPEASEQEQENSVALCNVKGDACDRTSMTVPVWISCVGKNCTETLVYALLDTQSSNTFIDQEVCHNIQADTEPIVLKLSTMTNRGSRVNCQRATGLRVRGYYSQEYIELPPAYTREYIPLEQNSIPTCETAKRWNHLLCISSEIPDLLNCPVGLLIGYDCSRALKPRQVISGEEFEPYAVKTDLGWSIVGSKTSHNSSRDVTGLSHRISVKELPSVAPTSIIKALEMDFLDTTSREKTVSQEDMQFLHLLSEKIQHNKEGHLEMPLPFRVRPQLPNNRQLAMVRLKHLKRKMMKSSKYKEDYLKFMNSMFHDGDAEEVGDAPEEAITWYIPHHGVYHPRKPEKIRVVFDCSAKFEGTSLNEHLLTGPDLNNALTGVLCRFREHQIAIVCDIEKMFHRFHVSPQDRDFLRFLWWENGNIEGELKEYRMRVHIFGAASSPGCANFAMKHLATKYEKEYPLAASFIRQNFYVDDGLISIDTAEQAIQLVHDVQKVFVKGKLHLHKFVSNSREVLGSIPESERASIVRDVDLNYNELPMQSVLGVKWNVETDTFSFNVVLSGRSATRRGILSAVASIFDPLGFLSPFILTGKRILQEMCKRGVGWDEPLPPELKPKWENWLQDLENLQQIQIPRCVIPKNIGIIQKIELHHFSDASTEGYGQCSYIRIVTDEQVHCALIMGKARVVPSKVVSIPRLELTAATVSAAVSSILREELTLKIDQEFFWTDSKVVLGYIKNEAKRFHVFVANRVQRIRDSTDPGQWFYVDTSQNPADHASRGLTVAGLLNSIWLTGPTFLWERELAIREASPELLVGDPEVKVLKTDAFMKDSFFGRLSRISDWNTALNVIARIQRWPKKDRTGPITVEEREKAAHALIRATQRENFEEVFKLFSQRSANLPKTHKLYQLDPIIENGLLRVGGRLRKSSASFDSKHPIILPKEGFVTQLILDNCHKNTQHQGRGQTLNQLRACGYWTISASKVVAKHIKHCVTCRKARGQTEEQRMADLPVDRVEPSPPFTYTGMDCFGPFYTKQGRKEFKRYGLLFTCLSLRAIHLEMLEDLTTDAFLNALRCFIAIRGTVRQIRSDQGTNFVGAKNELERGLMELDKERISIYLARKQCDFLMNVPEASHTGGVWERQIRTVRSVMITVLAQAKGRLDDTSLRTFFYEAMAIVNSRPLTTNTLNDPRSMEPLTPNHLLTMKSSVPLPPPGTFVREDLYARKRWRRVQYLSEQFWSRWRKEYLANISLRQQWHVPRRNVQVGDVVIVKEDNIPRNEWKIARVVEASADDDGLVRKVKVQIGQSNLGKKGERLIQPSFLERPVQKIVVLVENNS, via the coding sequence ATGGATCAAGGTGCCTCAGACCTCTGTGTGCTAGAGTCAGTAGTTCAGGCTCTAGAAGATGAAAGGGCAGAGTTAGAAGAAAAATTAGAGACTGAATTTGAAACTTCCGAAAGACAAAAAATTGAGGAACGCATAGGTGAGATTCATGCCGATATCGAAATACAAAGGGTTGGGATTCTAAAGTCATCTTCTCAAAATGAACAAGAGGTTAGACGTTCTGAAAGAGAAAAACGCCCAACAGAAAAAATGCTTGAACTCAGAAAGGCTGAGATTATAAAAAGGGAAAGAAggtttatgtttatatatgtaaACTTCAAGGCAGAGGCTCAGTTAATTAGAACTAAGCTTAAGCAAAAATGCTCTAAAGTTGAATTAAGCGACATGATAGTACCTATAGAAAACTATGAGTCAAGGTTAAAACAAGAATACGAGAGGTTACGTGCGTTGACCACCCCTTCTCAAGATATAAGAAGGAGAATGGATAGCTGCACTTCTGCTACTACCGAACTAATAGCACTCTTGAAAGGTCGTCATGCAGAAGTCGGCACAAAGGAGTTTGATGCAGAGGCTGCTAAAGCAGCACTCTTTCATTTACTCCAAAGAGAAGATGCGAGGTCTATTTATGGATCAACAGTTTCAAGAGCTGGAGTCAGTAGTCAGCAAGGAAGTCAGGTGTCAGTAAAGAAAGCAGAAGCAGCTGCACGTTTGGCATCAAAACGGGCTGAAATCAACAGAGAAAAGGAAATCTCTGCTCAAAGAATGGAAATATTAGCCCAGCAAGAGAGGCTAAAGAGGCTTGAGGATCAAAGGGACCTTGAAGTCATGGAGGCTGAATATAAGGTATACGCCGAAGAGGAATTAAGACTGAATTCTGACCTAGGAGATACAGGAATAATAAGCATCTTGCCTTCAAAACAGCCTTCAACACAGCACAATAGCTCACCATGTTCCCAGGATCTACAAGACATCTCAGTACCTCCTTgcaaggaagataagcaagAGATGGGAGCAAATGACATCTCAATGGTTCAAGCCCTAAAGGAATCCTTAGCAACATCTAGACTCCCAAACCCTGAACCATTCACGTTCACAGGAGACCCACTTAAGTTTATTGAATGGCGCACCTGCtttaaggcattaattgaaacGTCCTGCACAAACTCAGCTCATAGGCTTTTCTATTTGAAAAAATACATAAGTGGGGAAGCGCTCCGTGTGTTAGAAGGAACATTTTACAGAAGTGATGAAGAAGCATATACACAGGCTTGGGTTTCCCTGAACAAACGCTATGGTCATCCTTTCATAGTCCAAAGAGCATTCCGTATGAAACTGAGCACCTGGCAAAGGATTGGACCTAGAGAATCAGTGAAATTAAGAGAGTTCAGTGATTTCCTTATAGCCTGCAAGAACGCAATGCCCCATGTGCAGGGACTTCAGGTCTTAGATGACTGTGAAGAAAATCAAAAATTGTTGCAGAAACTTCCTGATTGGGTAACAACGCGTTGGAATCGGTTTGTCACTAAAGTACTGGATGAAGGGAAGCCATACCCAGGTTTTACAGAATTTTCAGATTTTGTAGCAGAAGAGGCGCGTATTGCATGCAATCCAATTTCCTCTCTCCATGCTTTAAAGGGTACGGATCAAAAACCTGCAAAAGAACAGAAGCGTTTCCAGTCCAACACTTTGATGACAGCATTGAACAAGTCTCAAAAGGCACAACCCAACCCTCATAACTTAAATGCATTAGGAAATAGTGCCCAGGACAACCCTTCTGGCATTCAGAACAAGGGGCAAATAAAGTGTGTCTGTTGTCagaaaaatcactttatttacaaatgtgacaaatttGCAACAATGCCTCGAGATGAAAAGAAAAGGTTTGTCATTGACAACAAAATGTGCTTTGCTTGCCTCAGAGTTGGTCATGTCTCAAAAAACTGTAAGAAGAAGGCCACTTGCAATATTTGTCGGCAGTGCCATCCTACTCCACTTCACGAAGAACGTCCTCAAGGAAGAAAGCCAGAGGCATCAGAACAAGAGCAAGAAAATTCTGTTGCCTTGTGCAATGTAAAAGGCGATGCCTGTGATCGTACTTCAATGACTGTTCCTGTTTGGATCTCGTGTGTTGGAAAAAACTGTACAGAAACATTGGTGTATGCATTACTGGACACGCAAAGCAGTAATACCTTTATTGATCAAGAGGTTTGTCACAACATCCAAGCAGACACAGAGCCCATCGTATTGAAATTGTCGACAATGACTAACAGAGGTTCCAGAGTGAATTGTCAACGAGCAACTGGACTTAGAGTAAGAGGATACTATTCACAAGAATACATTGAATTGCCGCCTGCATATACCCGAGAGTACATCCCATTGGAACAAAACAGTATTCCCacctgtgaaacagcaaaaaggtGGAATCACTTACTCTGCATATCATCAGAGATACCAGATCTATTGAATTGTCCGGTAGGTCTTCTAATAGGCTATGACTGCAGCAGGGCTCTGAAACCAAGGCAGGTGATATCAGGGGAAGAGTTTGAACCATATGCAGTCAAGACTGATTTGGGCTGGAGTATAGTGGGATCCAAAACATCTCACAATAGCTCAAGGGATGTGACAGGGTTGAGCCACCGCATTTCTGTAAAGGAACTTCCATCTGTTGCTCCTACCTCCATCATTAAggccttagaaatggattttttAGACACAACTTCCAGAGAAAAGACAGTATCTCAAGAAGACATGCAGTTTTTACACCTGCTGAGTGAGAAAATTCAACATAATAAAGAGGGACATCTGGAAATGCCTTTACCCTTTCGAGTGCGTCCACAGCTTCCAAATAATAGGCAGCTTGCTATGGTAAGACTAAAACATCTAAAAAGAAAGATGATGAAAAGTTCAAAGTACAAGGAGGATTACTTAAAATTTATGAATAGTATGTTTCATGATGGTGATGCTGAAGAGGTAGGTGATGCCCCAGAGGAGGCCATCACGTGGTACATTCCTCACCATGGAGTGTATCATCCTAGGAAGCCTGAAAAAATTAGAGTAGTATTTGATTGCTCTGCTAAATTTGAGGGCACCTCTTTAAATGAGCATCTACTCACAGGGCCAGATTTAAACAATGCTTTGACTGGAGTACTTTGTAGGTTTCGTGAGCACCAAATCGCAATTGTTTGCGATATCGAAAAAATGTTTCACCGCTTTCATGTCAGCCCACAAGACAGAGATTTCTTGAGGTTCCTGTGGTGGGAGAATGGGAACATTGAAGGAGAGCTTAAAGAGTACCGGATGCGAGTGCATATTTTCGGGGCAGCATCATCGCCAGGATGtgctaattttgctatgaaacatCTAGCCACTAAATATGAGAAAGAATACCCACTGGCAGCAAGTTTCATTCGGCAAAATTTCTATGTGGATGACGGTTTAATCAGCATTGATACAGCTGAGCAAGCCATCCAATTGGTCCATGATGTACAAAAGGTCTTTGTCAAAGGAAAATTACATCTACACAAATTTGTGTCCAATAGCAGAGAAGTCTTGGGTTCTATTCCTGAGAGTGAACGTGCTAGCATAGTAAGGGATGTTGATTTGAATTACAATGAGCTTCCAATGCAGAGTGTATTGGGGGTAAAGTGGAACGTAGAAACGGACACATTCTCGTTCAATGTCGTTCTCAGTGGAAGGTCAGCCACTCGACGAGGAATCTTATCTGCAGTTGCAAGTATATTTGACCCATTGGGATTTTTATCTCCTTTTATATTGACTGGAAAGAGAATCCTTCAAGAAATGTGCAAACGTGGTGTGGGATGGGATGAACCTCTTCCACCTGAACTGAAGCCCAAATGGGAGAATTGGCTTCAAGACTTGGAAAATCTGCAGCAAATTCAAATACCAAGATGTGTCATTCCTAAGAACATTGGCATAATCCAAAAAATTGAACTGCATCATTTTTCAGATGCCAGTACTGAAGGCTATGGGCAATGCTCGTATATTAGAATTGTCACTGATGAGCAGGTTCATTGTGCACTGATCATGGGAAAGGCTAGGGTAGTACCCTCTAAGGTTGTCAGCATACCACGGCTTGAGCTCACTGCAGCTACAGTCTCTGCCGCAGTAAGTAGCATCCTCAGAGAAGAGCTAACTCTGAAAATAGATCAGGAATTCTTCTGGACAGATTCTAAAGTGGTGCTTGGATATATCAAGAATGAAGCCAAGCGCTTTCATGTATTTGTTGCCAATCGTGTCCAAAGAATAAGAGATTCTACAGACCCAGGTCAATGGTTCTATGTGGACACAAGTCAAAATCCTGCAGATCATGCATCTAGGGGTCTCACGGTGGCAGGTCTGCTAAACTCAATTTGGCTAACAGGACCTACATTCTTATGGGAACGAGAGCTAGCAATACGTGAGGCTTCCCCAGAGCTTCTTGTAGGAGACCCAGAGGTAAAGGTCCTGAAAACTGATGCCTTTATGAAGGACAGCTTCTTTGGAAGGCTTTCGAGAATTTCAGACTGGAACACAGCACTCAACGTCATAGCCCGCATCCAAAGATGGCCTAAGAAAGATAGGACAGGTCCTATCACTGTAGAGGAAAGAGAGAAGGCTGCTCATGCACTTATCAGAGCAACACAAAGGGAAAATTTTGAAGAAGTGTTCAAATTGTTTAGTCAAAGGTCTGCAAATTTGCCAAAGACTCACAAGCTATACCAACTAGATCCTATCATAGAAAATGGGTTGCTCAGGGTTGGAGGACGACtgagaaagtcttctgcatcGTTTGATTCTAAACACCCAATAATCCTTCCTAAGGAAGGCTTTGTCACCCAACTTATACTTGACAACTGTCATAAGAACACTCAGCATCAAGGCCGAGGTCAAACACTGAATCAACTCAGGGCCTGTGGATACTGGACAATAAGTGCGAGCAAAGTGGTTGCCAAGCACATCAAACATTGTGTCACATGCAGAAAGGCACGTGGTCAAACTGAAGAACAACGTATGGCAGACTTACCTGTGGACCGTGTTGAGCCATCACCCCCATTTACTTATACAGGAATGGACTGCTTTGGTCCATTCTATACAAAACAAGGCCGGAAAGAATTTAAGAGGTATGGGTTGCTGTTCACGTGTCTGAGTTTAAGAGCCATTCACTTAGAGATGTTAGAGGATCTCACAACTGATGCATTTCTGAATGCTCTAAGATGTTTCATTGCAATACGAGGAACAGTAAGACAGATTAGATCCGACCAAGGTACAAATTTTGTGGGGGCAAAAAATGAATTGGAAAGGGGTTTGATGGAATTGGACAAAGAAAGGATCTCTATATATCTTGCAAGAAAACAATGTGATTTCCTAATGAATGTTCCCGAGGCCAGTCATACAGGAGGTGTTTGGGAACGCCAGATAAGAACAGTCAGGAGTGTGATGATTACTGTTCTTGCGCAAGCTAAAGGAAGACTTGATGACACTTCATTGAGAACTTTCTTCTATGAGGCCATGGCTATTGTCAACAGCCGTCCACTCACAACGAACACACTCAACGATCCAAGAAGTATGGAACCACTGACACCAAACCATTTACTCACGATGAAGTCCTCTGTGCCCCTTCCCCCTCCAGGCACGTTTGTTAGAGAAGATTTGTATGCCAGGAAAAGGTGGCGAAGGGTGCAATACttatcagaacagttttggaGCAGATGGCGTAAGGAGTATCTGGCTAATATAAGCCTCCGACAACAATGGCATGTGCCCAGAAGGAATGTGCAAGTTGGAGATGTCGTGATTGTTAAGGAGGACAACATTCCCAGAAATGAGTGGAAGATAGCCAGAGTTGTTGAAGCAAGTGCAGATGATGATGGTTTAGTTCGAAAGGTTAAAGTTCAAATAGGACAAAGTAATTTAGGAAAGAAAGGTGAACGCTTGATACAACCGTCATTTCTTGAACGTCCAGTTCAAAAAATAGTGGTACTTGTAGAGAATAATTCTTAA